Proteins encoded together in one Helicobacter pylori window:
- the pseC gene encoding UDP-4-amino-4,6-dideoxy-N-acetyl-beta-L-altrosamine transaminase encodes MKEFAYSEPCLDEEDKKAVLEVLNSKQITQGKRSLLFEEALCEFLGVKHALVFNSATSALLTLYRNFSDFNADCNEIITTPISFVATANMLLESGYKPVFAEVKNDGNIDELALEKLINERTKAIVSVDYAGKSVEIESIQKLCKKHSLSFLSDSSHALGSEYQNKKVGSFALASVFSFHAIKPITTAEGGAVVTNNSELHEKMKSFRSHGMIKKDFFEGEVKSVGYNFRLNEIQSALGLSQLKKAPFLMQKREEAALVYDRIFKDNPYFTPLHPLLKDKSSNHLYPILMHQKFFIFKKLILENLHKLGILAQVHYKPIYQYQLYQQLFNTAPLKSAEDFYNAEISLPCHANLNLESVQNIAHSVLKTFESFNRISSI; translated from the coding sequence TTGAAAGAGTTTGCTTATAGCGAGCCTTGTTTAGACGAAGAAGATAAAAAGGCTGTTTTAGAGGTTTTAAATTCCAAACAGATCACCCAGGGCAAACGCTCTCTTTTATTTGAAGAAGCTTTGTGCGAGTTTTTGGGTGTTAAGCATGCACTGGTGTTTAATAGCGCGACTTCAGCCCTTTTAACGCTCTATAGGAATTTTAGCGATTTTAACGCTGATTGCAATGAAATAATCACCACCCCTATAAGCTTTGTAGCGACGGCTAACATGCTCTTAGAAAGCGGCTATAAACCCGTATTTGCCGAAGTTAAAAACGATGGCAATATAGATGAATTGGCCCTAGAAAAGCTCATTAACGAAAGAACCAAAGCCATAGTGAGTGTGGATTATGCCGGTAAAAGCGTGGAAATAGAAAGCATTCAAAAGCTTTGCAAAAAGCATTCTTTGAGTTTTCTTTCTGACAGCTCGCATGCTCTAGGGAGCGAATATCAAAACAAAAAAGTAGGAAGCTTTGCGTTAGCGAGCGTGTTTAGTTTCCATGCCATTAAGCCTATCACTACGGCTGAAGGGGGAGCGGTCGTTACTAATAATAGCGAATTGCATGAAAAAATGAAATCGTTTCGCTCTCATGGCATGATCAAAAAAGATTTTTTTGAAGGCGAAGTCAAAAGCGTAGGGTATAATTTCCGCTTGAATGAAATCCAAAGCGCTTTGGGTTTGAGCCAGCTTAAAAAAGCCCCCTTTTTAATGCAAAAAAGAGAAGAAGCCGCTCTAGTTTATGACAGGATTTTTAAAGATAACCCTTATTTCACCCCTTTACACCCCTTGTTAAAAGATAAAAGCTCTAACCACCTTTATCCTATTTTAATGCACCAAAAATTTTTTATATTTAAAAAACTCATTTTAGAAAATTTGCACAAGCTTGGCATTTTAGCCCAAGTGCATTACAAGCCCATTTACCAATACCAATTGTATCAACAGCTCTTCAATACAGCCCCGTTAAAAAGTGCAGAAGATTTTTATAACGCTGAAATTTCCTTGCCTTGTCATGCGAATTTAAATTTAGAGAGCGTTCAAAACATCGCTCATAGCGTTTTAAAAACTTTTGAAAGTTTTAATAGAATAAGTTCCATTTAG
- the pcm gene encoding protein-L-isoaspartate O-methyltransferase yields the protein MNSIKNHLMCEEIHKRFHLHPKVRKAMESIEREVFVPAPFKHFAYTLNALSMQAQQYISSPLTVAKMTQYLEIDHVDSVLEIGCGSGYQAAVLSQIFRRVFSVERIESLYLEARLRLKNLGLDNVHVKFADGNKGWDQYAPYDRILFSACAKNIPQALIDQLEEGGILVAPIQENNEQVIKRFVKQNNALHVQKVLEKCSFVPVIDGVQ from the coding sequence TTGAATAGTATTAAAAACCATTTGATGTGTGAAGAAATCCACAAGCGTTTTCATTTGCACCCCAAAGTGAGAAAGGCTATGGAGAGCATTGAAAGGGAGGTTTTTGTGCCAGCCCCTTTTAAACATTTTGCCTACACTTTAAACGCGCTTTCTATGCAAGCGCAACAATACATCTCTTCGCCCCTAACCGTGGCCAAAATGACGCAATATTTAGAAATCGATCATGTGGATAGCGTGCTAGAAATTGGCTGCGGGAGCGGCTATCAAGCGGCGGTGCTGTCTCAAATTTTCAGGCGCGTTTTTAGCGTTGAAAGGATTGAAAGCCTGTATTTAGAAGCGCGTTTGCGCCTTAAAAATCTCGGTTTAGACAACGTTCATGTTAAATTCGCTGATGGGAACAAGGGCTGGGATCAATACGCCCCCTATGATAGGATTTTATTCTCTGCTTGCGCTAAAAATATCCCGCAAGCGCTTATTGATCAGCTTGAAGAAGGCGGGATATTAGTCGCACCCATTCAAGAAAACAACGAGCAAGTGATCAAACGCTTTGTGAAGCAAAATAACGCCTTGCACGTCCAAAAAGTGTTAGAAAAATGCTCGTTTGTGCCTGTCATAGATGGGGTGCAATAA
- the accB gene encoding acetyl-CoA carboxylase biotin carboxyl carrier protein, translated as MNLSEIEELIKEFKASDLGHLKLKHEHFELVLDKESAYAKKNALNPAHSQASIQAPIMVEASMPSAQTPVPMVCTPIVDKKEDFVLSPMVGTFYHAPSPGAEPYVKAGDTLKKGQIVGIVEAMKIMNEIEVEYPCKVVSVEVGDAQPVEYGTKLIKVEKL; from the coding sequence ATGAACCTTTCTGAAATTGAAGAGTTGATCAAAGAATTTAAAGCTTCTGATTTAGGGCATTTGAAATTAAAGCATGAGCATTTTGAGTTGGTTTTGGATAAAGAATCCGCTTATGCGAAAAAAAATGCGCTAAATCCCGCTCATTCTCAAGCCTCCATTCAAGCCCCCATCATGGTAGAAGCGAGCATGCCAAGCGCTCAAACCCCTGTGCCTATGGTATGCACCCCTATTGTGGATAAAAAAGAAGATTTCGTGCTTTCGCCTATGGTAGGCACTTTTTATCATGCGCCCTCCCCTGGGGCTGAGCCTTATGTCAAAGCCGGCGATACGCTTAAAAAAGGGCAAATCGTGGGAATTGTAGAAGCGATGAAAATCATGAATGAAATTGAAGTGGAATACCCTTGCAAGGTGGTTTCTGTTGAAGTGGGAGACGCTCAGCCGGTAGAATACGGCACGAAACTCATCAAAGTGGAAAAGCTTTAA
- a CDS encoding LptF/LptG family permease — translation MIKHYLFMAVSQVFFSFFLVLFFISSIVLLISIASVTLVIKVSFLDLVQLFLYSLPGTIFFILPITFFAACALGLSRLSYDHELLVFFSLGVSPKTMTKAFVPLSLLVSAILLVFSLILIPTSKSAYYGFLRQKKDKIDINIRAGEFGQKLGDWLVYVDKAENNSYDNLVLFSNKSLSQESFILAQKGNTNNQNGVFELNLYKGHAYFTQGDKMRKVDFEELHLRNKLKSFNSNDAAYLQGTDYLGYWKKAFGKNANKNQKRRFSQAILVSLFPLASVFLIPLFGIANPRFKTNWSYFYVLGAVGVYFLMVHVISTDLFLMTFFFPFIWAFISYLLFRKFILKRY, via the coding sequence ATGATCAAACACTATCTTTTCATGGCGGTTTCGCAAGTCTTTTTCTCTTTCTTTTTAGTGCTGTTTTTTATCTCTTCTATCGTGCTATTAATCAGTATCGCAAGCGTAACGCTCGTGATTAAAGTGAGCTTTTTAGATCTAGTGCAACTCTTTTTGTATTCCTTGCCAGGAACCATTTTTTTTATTTTACCGATCACTTTTTTTGCGGCTTGCGCTTTAGGGCTTTCAAGGCTTAGCTATGACCATGAATTGTTAGTGTTTTTCTCTTTAGGGGTTTCGCCCAAAACAATGACTAAAGCGTTTGTGCCTTTAAGTCTGTTAGTGAGCGCGATTTTATTGGTGTTTTCGCTTATTTTAATCCCCACTTCTAAGAGCGCTTATTACGGGTTTTTGCGTCAAAAAAAAGACAAGATTGATATTAACATCAGAGCGGGTGAATTCGGGCAAAAATTAGGCGATTGGCTCGTGTATGTGGATAAAGCTGAAAACAATTCCTATGATAATTTAGTGCTTTTTTCCAATAAAAGCCTCTCTCAAGAAAGCTTCATTTTGGCTCAAAAAGGCAATACCAACAATCAAAACGGCGTGTTTGAATTGAATTTATACAAAGGGCATGCGTATTTCACTCAAGGCGATAAAATGCGTAAAGTTGATTTTGAAGAATTGCATTTGCGCAACAAGCTCAAGTCTTTCAATTCTAATGATGCGGCTTATTTGCAAGGCACGGATTATTTAGGTTATTGGAAAAAAGCCTTTGGTAAAAACGCTAATAAAAATCAAAAACGCCGTTTTTCTCAAGCGATTTTAGTTTCCTTATTCCCTTTAGCGAGCGTGTTTTTAATCCCCTTATTTGGCATCGCCAACCCACGATTCAAAACGAATTGGAGTTATTTTTATGTCCTTGGAGCGGTTGGGGTTTATTTTTTAATGGTGCATGTGATTTCTACGGATTTGTTTTTGATGACCTTTTTCTTCCCCTTTATTTGGGCGTTTATTTCTTATTTATTGTTTAGAAAATTCATTTTAAAGCGTTATTGA
- the truA gene encoding tRNA pseudouridine(38-40) synthase TruA — MRCFKATIAYDGAYFLGYAKQPNKLGVQDKIEGALNALGIKSVVVAAGRTDKGVHANNQTLSFHAPKHWSADKLFYYLAPKLAPHIVLKKLEEKNFHARFDAQKRAYRYLLTKNLKTPFLAPYIACGDYGSLDLLNTALKQFTGKHDFSMFKKEGGATTNPKRAIFNAFAYTAFIMGHECVVFKIIGDAFLRSSVRLIIQACVQYSLEKITLAEIEMQIHNLKATIRTPIMANGLYLHRVYY; from the coding sequence ATGCGTTGTTTTAAGGCCACTATCGCTTATGATGGGGCGTATTTTTTAGGTTATGCCAAACAGCCCAACAAACTCGGCGTTCAGGATAAAATAGAGGGCGCCTTAAATGCGCTAGGGATTAAAAGCGTTGTGGTTGCGGCTGGGCGCACGGATAAAGGCGTGCATGCGAACAACCAAACGCTGTCTTTTCACGCTCCAAAACACTGGAGCGCTGATAAATTATTTTATTATCTAGCCCCTAAACTCGCCCCGCATATTGTCTTAAAAAAACTAGAAGAAAAAAACTTTCATGCGCGTTTTGACGCTCAAAAAAGAGCGTATCGTTACCTTTTGACGAAGAATTTAAAAACGCCTTTTTTAGCGCCTTATATCGCTTGTGGGGATTATGGCTCACTAGATTTATTAAACACCGCTTTAAAGCAATTCACAGGCAAGCATGATTTTTCCATGTTTAAAAAAGAAGGCGGGGCTACAACCAATCCTAAACGCGCTATTTTTAACGCTTTTGCTTATACAGCCTTTATCATGGGGCATGAGTGCGTGGTGTTTAAAATCATTGGCGATGCGTTTTTACGCTCTAGCGTGCGTTTGATCATTCAAGCATGCGTTCAATACTCCTTAGAAAAAATCACGCTCGCTGAAATTGAAATGCAAATCCATAACCTCAAAGCCACCATAAGAACGCCCATAATGGCTAATGGCTTGTATTTACACAGGGTGTATTATTGA
- a CDS encoding SAM-dependent methyltransferase: MQTLFKEVTPKRYVNGNEMKENSSNVLDQYFTKPSVALKCFQKACEVIKKYEKLDDFIFLEPSAGDGVFYDLFPKDRRIGIDIEPKRDGFIQCDFLNYKLPTHQKVICLGNPPFGHRGVMALEFINHARNCDFVCFILPMFFESQGKGSIKYRVKGLNLLYSERLEKNAFIDFKNKEVDVHCVFQIWSKKYQNKKSEFSWYKNRHKEPFGEYIKVFTVSLAKNRECGKEWIFNQKASFYISSTFYKSTQIVENFEEVKYQSGIAVVFTSADKVLNAKLKKLFKEIDWTKYASLATNSCYHLGKSHIFQALHDHLDSLKDN, encoded by the coding sequence ATGCAAACCTTGTTTAAAGAAGTTACCCCTAAACGCTATGTCAATGGCAATGAGATGAAAGAAAATTCTAGCAATGTTCTAGATCAGTATTTCACTAAGCCTAGTGTGGCTTTAAAATGCTTCCAAAAAGCTTGTGAAGTTATTAAAAAATACGAAAAGCTAGATGACTTTATTTTTTTAGAACCAAGTGCAGGCGATGGGGTGTTTTATGACTTGTTTCCTAAAGATAGACGCATTGGTATAGACATTGAACCTAAAAGAGATGGTTTTATTCAATGCGATTTTTTAAATTATAAATTGCCCACGCATCAAAAAGTGATTTGCTTGGGCAACCCTCCTTTTGGGCATCGTGGGGTTATGGCGTTAGAATTTATCAACCATGCTAGAAATTGTGATTTTGTGTGTTTTATCCTACCCATGTTCTTTGAAAGTCAAGGAAAAGGCTCTATTAAATATCGTGTGAAAGGTTTAAATCTGCTTTATAGCGAACGCTTAGAAAAAAATGCGTTTATAGACTTTAAAAATAAAGAAGTGGATGTGCATTGTGTGTTTCAAATTTGGAGCAAAAAGTATCAAAATAAAAAAAGTGAATTTTCTTGGTATAAGAATCGCCATAAAGAACCCTTTGGCGAATATATCAAGGTTTTCACGGTTTCATTGGCTAAAAACAGAGAATGCGGTAAAGAGTGGATTTTTAATCAAAAAGCGTCTTTTTACATTTCATCAACTTTTTATAAAAGCACACAAATTGTAGAGAACTTTGAGGAAGTTAAGTATCAATCTGGTATTGCTGTGGTATTTACTAGCGCTGACAAGGTTTTAAACGCTAAATTAAAAAAACTATTCAAAGAGATTGATTGGACAAAATACGCAAGTTTAGCGACTAATTCTTGCTATCATTTAGGAAAAAGCCATATTTTTCAAGCCCTACATGATCATTTGGATAGTTTAAAGGATAATTGA
- a CDS encoding Laminin subunit alpha-2 precursor: protein MSKISNHYNPSLMVRDYHTQRVGSHARKEENKEIQNLSENDEKIKLAKQAKQDNLAIGDLESRLKSLKGMDKDAKELVGISKSYAHNNEKDRSDFERFKSRLDKAIDSFNQNLDNGAASLKLPSNIDIDDTKALEKFSKSLESEKENIQNSLHQWKKQLAETNHLNKEYNTLDKTRLNAQKFQDVHDTSKITPSRLQDLLA from the coding sequence ATGTCTAAGATTTCAAATCATTATAACCCGTCTTTGATGGTAAGGGATTACCATACTCAAAGGGTTGGTTCGCACGCAAGAAAAGAAGAAAATAAGGAAATTCAAAATCTTTCAGAGAATGATGAAAAAATCAAATTAGCCAAACAAGCTAAGCAGGATAACCTAGCCATAGGAGATTTAGAAAGCCGCCTTAAAAGCTTAAAGGGCATGGATAAAGACGCTAAAGAATTGGTGGGTATTTCTAAATCTTACGCTCATAACAATGAAAAAGATCGAAGCGATTTTGAGCGTTTTAAAAGCCGTTTGGACAAAGCGATTGATTCTTTCAATCAAAATTTGGATAATGGCGCGGCTAGTTTGAAACTCCCTAGCAATATTGATATTGACGACACGAAGGCTTTGGAAAAATTTTCAAAATCATTAGAAAGTGAGAAAGAAAACATTCAAAACTCTTTGCACCAGTGGAAAAAACAGCTCGCTGAAACGAATCATTTAAACAAGGAATACAACACCTTAGATAAAACAAGATTGAACGCTCAAAAATTCCAAGATGTACATGACACAAGCAAGATCACCCCATCTCGCTTGCAAGACTTACTCGCTTGA
- a CDS encoding restriction endonuclease, protein MDLEQTFLKIIEKKHKELNLGQDYNAIFSKIRDFEANAIGQIGEEFLKSALNAIDEVINDGIIHDEYDIMTKSGVSFEVKTARKGRTNNTFQFNGINPRYNYDFLICLGVCEDQLLYRIFKKDEIHYVHKERKYFMKQNEFKKQLVPMNPDNQVNYKLTLNLKELKEITNLIKELERVLGLD, encoded by the coding sequence ATGGATTTGGAACAAACTTTTTTAAAAATTATTGAAAAAAAACATAAAGAATTGAATTTAGGGCAAGATTACAACGCTATTTTTTCAAAAATTAGAGATTTTGAAGCCAACGCTATAGGGCAGATTGGCGAAGAGTTTTTAAAAAGTGCGCTTAACGCTATAGATGAAGTGATCAATGATGGCATTATTCATGATGAATACGATATTATGACAAAAAGCGGTGTGTCTTTTGAGGTCAAAACAGCGCGAAAAGGCAGAACCAACAACACTTTTCAGTTCAATGGTATAAACCCACGATACAACTATGATTTTTTGATTTGCTTAGGAGTGTGCGAAGACCAATTACTTTATAGAATTTTTAAAAAAGATGAAATCCATTACGTTCATAAAGAAAGAAAATACTTTATGAAACAAAATGAGTTCAAAAAGCAATTGGTGCCAATGAATCCTGATAATCAAGTCAATTATAAGCTCACTCTCAATCTTAAAGAACTGAAAGAAATTACAAACCTCATCAAAGAGTTAGAAAGGGTTTTAGGGTTAGATTAA
- the galE gene encoding UDP-glucose 4-epimerase GalE — protein MALLLTGACGYIGSHTARAFLEKTKENIIIVDDLSTGFLEHLKALERYYPNRVVFIQANLNETHKLDAFLNKQQLKDPIEAILHFGAKISVEESTRLPLEYYTNNTLNTLELVKLCLKHAIKRFIFSSTAVVYGESSSSLNEESPLNPINPYGASKMMSERILLDTSKIADFKCVILRYFNVAGACMHNDYTTPYTLGQRTLNATHLIKIACECAVGKRKKMGIFGTNYPTRDGTCIRDYIHVDDLANAHLASYHTLLEKNKSEIYNVGYNQGHSVKEVINKVKEISNNDFLVEILDKRQGDPASLIANNAKILQNTTFKPLYDNLDTIIKSALDWEEHLLRFQ, from the coding sequence ATGGCATTATTACTCACAGGAGCGTGCGGTTATATAGGTTCGCATACCGCAAGGGCGTTTTTAGAAAAAACCAAAGAAAACATCATTATTGTAGATGACTTAAGCACCGGTTTTTTAGAGCACCTCAAAGCGTTAGAGCGTTACTACCCTAATAGGGTTGTGTTTATTCAAGCGAATTTGAATGAAACGCACAAATTAGACGCGTTTTTGAATAAGCAGCAACTAAAAGACCCCATTGAAGCTATTTTGCACTTTGGGGCTAAAATCTCAGTAGAAGAATCCACGCGTTTGCCTTTAGAATACTACACCAACAACACGCTCAACACTTTAGAGCTTGTCAAACTTTGCTTAAAACATGCAATCAAGCGTTTTATTTTTTCTTCTACGGCCGTGGTTTATGGCGAATCTAGTTCAAGCTTGAATGAAGAAAGCCCCTTAAACCCCATTAATCCTTATGGAGCGTCTAAAATGATGAGCGAAAGAATCTTGTTAGACACTTCTAAAATAGCGGATTTTAAATGCGTTATCTTGCGCTATTTCAATGTGGCTGGGGCATGCATGCACAATGATTATACTACCCCCTACACTTTGGGGCAGCGCACGCTCAACGCCACGCATTTGATCAAAATCGCATGCGAATGCGCGGTGGGGAAAAGGAAAAAAATGGGGATTTTTGGCACTAACTACCCCACAAGAGACGGCACTTGCATTAGGGATTATATCCATGTAGATGATTTGGCTAACGCGCATTTAGCGAGCTATCACACTCTTTTAGAAAAAAATAAGAGCGAGATCTATAATGTCGGCTACAATCAAGGCCATAGCGTGAAAGAAGTGATTAATAAGGTTAAGGAAATCTCAAACAACGATTTTTTAGTGGAAATTTTAGACAAACGACAGGGCGATCCAGCAAGCCTTATTGCCAATAACGCTAAAATCTTACAAAACACCACCTTCAAACCCCTTTATGACAATCTAGACACCATTATCAAAAGTGCTCTAGATTGGGAAGAACACCTTTTGAGATTTCAATAA
- a CDS encoding SDR family oxidoreductase: MAHILVSGATSGFGLEIAKAFLQKNHVVFGTGRRKENLQELQLAYPKHFIPLCFDLQNKLETKRAIEAIFSMKDRIDALINNAGLALGLNKAYECELDDWEIMIDTNIKGLLYLTRLILPSMIEHDQGTIINLGSIAGTYPYPGGNVYGASKAFVKQFSLNLRADLAGTNIRVSNVEPGLCGETEFSMVRFKGDKIKAQSVYENTLYLKPQDIANIVLWIYEQPSHVNINRIEIMPTSQTFAPLPTHKNP, encoded by the coding sequence ATGGCGCACATTTTAGTTAGCGGGGCGACTTCAGGGTTTGGGTTAGAAATCGCTAAGGCGTTTTTACAAAAAAACCATGTGGTTTTTGGCACAGGGAGGCGAAAAGAGAATTTGCAAGAATTGCAGCTCGCTTACCCTAAGCATTTCATTCCCCTGTGTTTTGATCTTCAAAACAAGCTTGAAACTAAGCGGGCGATAGAGGCTATTTTTTCCATGAAGGATCGCATTGACGCTCTGATTAATAACGCCGGCTTAGCGCTAGGCTTGAACAAGGCTTATGAATGCGAGTTAGACGACTGGGAAATCATGATAGATACGAATATCAAGGGGTTGTTGTATCTCACTCGTTTGATCTTGCCCTCTATGATAGAGCATGACCAAGGGACTATCATCAACCTTGGCTCTATCGCTGGCACTTACCCCTATCCTGGTGGGAATGTCTATGGAGCGAGCAAGGCGTTTGTGAAACAATTTTCTTTAAATTTGCGAGCGGATTTGGCTGGCACTAACATTAGAGTGAGCAATGTTGAACCCGGTTTGTGCGGCGAAACCGAATTCAGCATGGTGCGTTTTAAAGGCGATAAAATCAAAGCCCAATCCGTCTATGAAAACACCCTTTACCTCAAACCACAGGATATTGCTAACATCGTGCTATGGATTTACGAACAACCCTCGCATGTCAATATCAACCGCATAGAAATCATGCCCACAAGCCAAACTTTCGCTCCCCTACCCACCCATAAAAACCCTTAA
- a CDS encoding ribonucleotide-diphosphate reductase subunit beta, with product MEVSRKKIYNPDSTESVNERKIFGGNPTSMFDLNKIKYQWADHLWKTMLANTWFAEEVSMNDDKRDYLKLSAEEKIGYDRALAQLIFMDSLQTNNLIDNVNPFITSPEINLCLVRQAYEEALHSHAYAVMVESISANTEEIYDMWRNDMQLKSKNDYIAQVYMELAKNPTEENILKALFANQILEGIYFYSGFSYFYTLARSGKMLGSAQMIRFIQRDEVTHLILFQNMINALRNERADLFTPKLINEVIGMFKKAVEIEASWGDYITQGKILGLTSSLIEQYIQFLADSRLSKVGIAKVYGVQHPIKWVESFSSFNEQRSNFFEARVSNYAKGSVSFDDF from the coding sequence ATGGAAGTTTCACGCAAGAAAATTTACAACCCCGATTCTACAGAAAGTGTGAATGAAAGAAAGATTTTTGGGGGTAATCCTACAAGCATGTTTGATTTGAATAAAATCAAGTATCAATGGGCGGATCATTTGTGGAAAACGATGCTCGCTAACACCTGGTTTGCTGAAGAAGTGAGCATGAATGATGACAAAAGAGATTATTTGAAATTAAGCGCAGAAGAAAAGATCGGCTATGACAGAGCTTTAGCGCAACTCATTTTTATGGACAGCTTGCAAACCAATAATTTAATTGACAATGTCAATCCCTTTATCACCAGTCCCGAAATCAATTTGTGTTTGGTGCGTCAAGCTTATGAAGAAGCCTTACACAGCCATGCGTATGCGGTGATGGTAGAAAGCATTAGCGCCAATACTGAAGAAATTTATGACATGTGGCGTAACGATATGCAATTAAAAAGCAAGAACGATTATATTGCGCAAGTGTATATGGAATTAGCCAAAAACCCTACAGAAGAAAACATCCTCAAAGCGCTTTTTGCTAACCAGATTTTAGAGGGGATTTATTTTTATAGCGGGTTTAGCTATTTTTACACTTTGGCTAGGAGCGGTAAAATGCTAGGATCAGCACAAATGATTCGTTTTATCCAAAGAGATGAGGTAACGCATTTGATTTTATTCCAAAACATGATCAACGCTTTAAGGAATGAAAGAGCGGATCTATTCACGCCAAAATTGATTAACGAAGTCATAGGAATGTTTAAAAAAGCGGTAGAAATTGAAGCCTCATGGGGGGATTATATCACGCAAGGCAAGATTTTAGGGCTCACTTCAAGCTTGATTGAGCAATACATCCAGTTTTTAGCGGATAGCCGTTTGAGTAAGGTGGGTATCGCTAAAGTTTATGGCGTCCAACACCCCATTAAATGGGTAGAAAGCTTTTCAAGTTTCAATGAACAGCGCTCTAATTTCTTTGAAGCTAGGGTGAGCAATTACGCTAAAGGGAGCGTGAGTTTTGATGATTTTTAA
- a CDS encoding dCTP deaminase → MGLKADSWIKKMSLEHGMISPFCEKQVGKNVISYGLSSYGYDIRVGSEFMLFDNKNALIDPKNFDPNNATKIDASKEGFFILPANAFALAHTIEYFKMPKDTLAICLGKSTYARCGIIVNVTPFEPEFEGYITIEISNTTNLPAKVYANEGIAQVVFLQGDEVCEQSYKDRGGKYQGQVGITLPKILK, encoded by the coding sequence ATGGGATTGAAAGCGGATTCTTGGATTAAAAAAATGAGTTTAGAGCATGGCATGATTAGCCCTTTTTGCGAAAAGCAAGTCGGTAAGAATGTGATCAGCTATGGTTTGAGCAGTTATGGGTATGATATTAGAGTGGGGAGTGAGTTCATGCTTTTTGATAACAAAAACGCTTTAATTGACCCTAAAAACTTTGACCCTAACAACGCAACCAAAATTGATGCGAGTAAAGAGGGTTTTTTTATCTTGCCCGCTAACGCGTTCGCCCTAGCCCATACGATAGAATATTTTAAAATGCCTAAAGATACCTTAGCGATTTGTTTAGGCAAAAGCACTTACGCCAGGTGCGGGATTATCGTGAATGTTACGCCTTTTGAGCCGGAATTTGAAGGCTATATCACGATTGAAATTTCTAACACTACTAATTTACCGGCTAAAGTCTATGCCAATGAGGGGATTGCGCAAGTGGTGTTTTTACAAGGCGATGAAGTGTGCGAGCAAAGCTATAAAGACAGAGGCGGTAAGTATCAAGGGCAAGTGGGCATCACTTTGCCTAAAATTTTAAAGTGA